One window of Nostoc sp. C052 genomic DNA carries:
- a CDS encoding NAD(P)-dependent oxidoreductase → MKKLLITGTSGFLGWHLCQLAKEEWEIYGTYLSHPLEIHEMKMLKANLTNFQELKRIFNDVKPTAVIHTAAHSQPNFCQTNPKESHAINVIASCNIAGLCADNSIPCAFTSTDLVFDGLNAPYQETDAVCPVNLYGEQKAIAEADMLERYPMTAVCRMPLMFGAATPTAKSFIQPFIQTLQAEEELSLFIDEFRTPVSGTTAAKGLLLALEKVNGIIHLGGKERISRYDFGQILVEVFQLPSTGLKSCRQQDVKMAAPRPADVSLDSSKAFALGYQPLSVREELQELGVLIPNS, encoded by the coding sequence ATGAAAAAATTGTTAATCACCGGAACAAGTGGTTTTTTAGGATGGCATCTTTGCCAGCTTGCAAAAGAAGAATGGGAGATTTATGGCACTTATTTATCCCATCCCTTAGAAATTCATGAGATGAAAATGTTAAAAGCAAACTTAACAAATTTTCAGGAATTGAAACGCATATTTAATGATGTCAAACCGACGGCAGTTATTCATACTGCTGCACACTCGCAACCAAATTTTTGTCAAACCAACCCCAAAGAATCGCACGCAATTAATGTGATAGCATCCTGCAATATTGCCGGACTGTGTGCAGATAATTCTATTCCTTGTGCTTTTACCTCAACTGATTTAGTTTTTGATGGCTTAAATGCCCCATATCAAGAGACAGATGCCGTGTGCCCTGTCAATCTTTACGGTGAGCAAAAGGCGATCGCAGAAGCAGATATGCTAGAAAGATATCCCATGACCGCAGTGTGTCGAATGCCGTTGATGTTTGGTGCAGCAACACCTACAGCTAAAAGCTTTATTCAGCCATTTATTCAAACTTTACAAGCTGAAGAAGAACTAAGTTTATTTATAGATGAATTTCGCACACCAGTAAGTGGAACAACTGCTGCCAAAGGACTTTTATTAGCATTAGAAAAAGTGAACGGCATCATTCACTTAGGTGGCAAAGAGCGGATTTCACGTTATGATTTTGGACAGATATTAGTGGAAGTATTTCAACTTCCTAGCACTGGTCTTAAATCCTGCCGACAACAAGATGTGAAAATGGCAGCACCTAGACCAGCAGATGTTTCTTTGGATAGTTCTAAAGCTTTTGCATTGGGTTATCAGCCTTTATCTGTAAGGGAAGAATTGCAAGAGTTAGGAGTTTTAATTCCTAACTCTTAA
- a CDS encoding tetratricopeptide repeat protein, translating to MVFRHCFVASNMIVFLAFGCSSGANSSIENTTQFVQESNVTQLFIEAKATQKAEDFFHQGNHLLDGQRYQDAIKAYDKAIAIKVENPEAWINRGIALTSLHRYQDALVSYDKAIAIKPDKYEAWYNRGIALTSLHRYQDALASYDKAIATKPNKYEALINRGIALTKLHRYQDAIASYNRAIAIKPDLHQAYYNKACSYALQSNLELAIENLDKAIEFVPDKYKKLAKTDPDFSKVRSEKQFQKLLQ from the coding sequence ATGGTTTTTCGGCACTGCTTCGTTGCATCTAACATGATAGTTTTCTTAGCATTTGGTTGTAGTAGTGGGGCAAATTCATCGATAGAAAATACTACACAATTTGTTCAAGAAAGTAATGTAACCCAACTTTTCATAGAAGCGAAGGCTACGCAAAAAGCAGAAGATTTCTTTCATCAAGGCAATCATTTATTAGATGGGCAACGTTATCAAGATGCCATAAAAGCTTATGACAAAGCGATCGCCATCAAAGTTGAGAATCCTGAAGCTTGGATTAACCGTGGCATAGCTTTAACATCGTTGCACCGCTACCAAGATGCTCTTGTATCTTACGACAAAGCGATCGCCATCAAACCCGACAAATATGAAGCTTGGTATAATCGCGGCATAGCCTTAACATCGTTGCACCGCTACCAAGATGCTCTTGCATCTTACGACAAAGCGATCGCTACCAAACCGAATAAATATGAAGCCTTAATTAACCGAGGCATAGCTCTGACAAAGCTGCACCGCTACCAAGATGCGATCGCATCTTATAATAGAGCGATCGCCATCAAGCCGGATTTGCACCAAGCATATTACAACAAAGCTTGCTCTTATGCTTTACAAAGCAATCTGGAATTAGCAATTGAGAATCTAGACAAAGCAATCGAGTTTGTTCCTGATAAATACAAGAAATTAGCCAAAACTGACCCCGACTTTAGCAAAGTGCGTAGTGAAAAGCAGTTTCAGAAATTACTGCAATAG
- the crtO gene encoding beta-carotene ketolase CrtO: protein MQEYDVVLIGAGHNGLVCAAYLLKAGYSVLLLEKRPVPGGAATTEECLPQEAPGFKFNLCAIDHEFIHLGPVVEELELEKYGLHYLECDPVVFCPHPDGKYFLGHKSVEKTCAEIARYNERDARKYAEFVDFWQRSLGAMVPMFNAPPKSIIDILGNYDITKLKDLFSVIGSPNKTLDFIRTMLTSAEDLLNEWFDEEFLKAPLARLASELGAPPSQKTLAIGAIMMAMRHNPGMARPRGGTGALVQALVNLVTSKGGVILTDQHVEKVLIDDGKAVGVRVAGGKEYRAKYGVISNIDAKRLFLQMTDKSDVDGVDPNLWERLERRIVNNNETILKIDLALDEPLRFPYHAHKDEYLVGSILIADSVAHVEQAHSKCTLGEIPDADPSMYLVMPSYLDPTLAPSGKHTLWIEFFAPYQIAGAEGTGLKGTGWTDELKNKVADRVIDKLADYAPNVKNATIARRVESPAELGERLGAYKGNYYHVDMTLDQMIFFRPLPEIANYKTPIDNLFLTGAGTHPGGSISGMPGRNCARAFLQAKHPISQTLKDARDSIKSTVESVFGIN from the coding sequence ATGCAAGAGTATGATGTTGTCCTGATCGGTGCTGGACATAATGGGCTAGTTTGTGCAGCTTATTTACTAAAAGCTGGTTATAGCGTTCTGTTACTAGAAAAACGTCCTGTTCCGGGTGGTGCAGCAACAACTGAAGAGTGTTTACCCCAAGAAGCCCCAGGATTTAAATTTAATTTGTGTGCTATTGACCATGAATTTATTCACTTAGGGCCAGTTGTTGAAGAATTAGAATTAGAAAAATACGGCTTGCATTATTTAGAGTGCGATCCGGTTGTTTTCTGTCCTCATCCTGATGGCAAGTATTTCTTAGGACATAAGTCGGTGGAAAAGACTTGTGCCGAAATTGCTCGTTACAATGAACGTGATGCTAGAAAATACGCAGAATTTGTAGATTTTTGGCAGCGATCGCTAGGTGCAATGGTTCCGATGTTCAATGCACCACCAAAGTCAATTATAGACATCCTTGGTAACTACGACATCACAAAACTGAAAGATTTATTTTCGGTTATTGGTTCTCCAAACAAAACGCTGGACTTTATTCGCACAATGTTAACCAGCGCGGAAGATTTACTTAACGAGTGGTTTGATGAGGAATTTCTAAAAGCACCACTAGCCAGACTAGCATCAGAACTTGGTGCGCCACCATCACAAAAAACCCTTGCTATCGGTGCAATTATGATGGCAATGCGTCATAATCCAGGAATGGCCAGACCTCGCGGCGGAACTGGCGCACTTGTGCAAGCTTTGGTGAATTTAGTCACAAGTAAAGGTGGCGTGATTCTCACAGACCAGCACGTTGAAAAAGTTTTAATTGATGATGGGAAAGCTGTAGGTGTACGGGTTGCTGGTGGTAAAGAATATCGCGCTAAATATGGAGTTATTTCTAATATTGATGCCAAGCGATTATTTTTGCAAATGACTGATAAAAGCGATGTTGATGGAGTCGACCCAAATTTATGGGAAAGATTAGAACGCCGCATCGTTAATAACAACGAAACTATCCTCAAAATAGATTTGGCTTTAGATGAACCACTGCGCTTTCCATACCACGCCCACAAAGACGAATATCTCGTCGGTTCTATCTTAATTGCAGATTCCGTAGCTCATGTAGAACAGGCTCATAGTAAATGCACCTTGGGAGAGATTCCTGATGCTGACCCATCAATGTATTTGGTAATGCCTAGTTATTTAGATCCTACATTAGCACCATCAGGTAAGCACACCCTATGGATTGAATTTTTTGCCCCTTATCAAATTGCTGGTGCAGAAGGCACCGGTTTAAAAGGTACTGGTTGGACTGATGAATTGAAAAACAAAGTTGCAGATAGAGTAATTGATAAATTGGCAGACTATGCACCAAATGTCAAAAATGCAACTATCGCTCGTCGTGTAGAAAGCCCAGCAGAACTAGGAGAAAGGTTAGGTGCATATAAAGGCAACTATTACCATGTTGACATGACTCTAGATCAGATGATCTTTTTCCGCCCCTTGCCAGAAATAGCGAACTACAAAACACCAATTGATAATCTATTTTTAACTGGTGCAGGTACTCATCCAGGTGGTTCAATTTCGGGAATGCCGGGACGCAATTGTGCCCGCGCATTTTTACAGGCAAAACATCCCATTAGCCAAACTTTAAAGGATGCGCGAGATTCGATTAAGTCAACTGTCGAGTCGGTTTTTGGTATAAATTAA
- a CDS encoding DUF2993 domain-containing protein, translating into MPDEHRLEEQFLSQEAEKRISSQLNEVEQIEIDIQTDLLKIVQGQADGVSLTGQGLVIQQDIRVQEIKLQTDSIAINPFSALFGQIELNEPVNAIARIILTELDINTALYSDFVRNQMQNFELNVDGEIISFEPEEIQVFLPGDDKIEFRGKLLLKEMGNTRPLAYTAIARPQTHSQPAMLEGFNCTEGEGISIELIIALMQKAKELMNIPYFEWEDIAFSIKNIEVQKGNLILMLEAQVRQIPSSLTVLSP; encoded by the coding sequence ATGCCTGATGAGCATCGCTTGGAGGAACAATTTCTATCTCAAGAAGCTGAAAAAAGAATATCCAGTCAGCTAAATGAAGTAGAACAAATAGAAATAGATATACAAACCGATCTATTGAAAATAGTTCAAGGACAGGCTGATGGAGTTTCGCTTACAGGCCAAGGATTAGTTATTCAGCAAGACATTCGCGTACAGGAAATAAAACTGCAAACAGATAGTATTGCCATTAATCCTTTTAGCGCTCTTTTTGGTCAAATAGAACTCAATGAGCCAGTCAATGCCATTGCTCGAATTATACTCACTGAATTAGATATTAATACTGCTTTGTACTCAGACTTTGTTCGCAACCAAATGCAAAACTTCGAGTTGAATGTAGATGGTGAAATTATTAGTTTTGAGCCGGAAGAAATTCAGGTATTTTTACCTGGTGATGACAAAATAGAATTTAGGGGAAAGTTGCTGTTAAAGGAAATGGGAAATACTCGCCCTTTAGCTTATACTGCGATCGCACGTCCACAAACTCATTCACAACCCGCAATGCTGGAGGGTTTTAACTGCACTGAGGGAGAGGGAATTTCAATAGAATTAATTATAGCATTGATGCAGAAAGCTAAAGAGCTAATGAATATACCATATTTTGAATGGGAGGATATCGCTTTTAGTATCAAAAATATAGAAGTACAAAAGGGTAATTTAATTCTTATGCTAGAAGCTCAGGTGAGGCAAATACCTTCATCATTGACTGTATTATCTCCTTAG
- the ribD gene encoding bifunctional diaminohydroxyphosphoribosylaminopyrimidine deaminase/5-amino-6-(5-phosphoribosylamino)uracil reductase RibD codes for MDNSPVVAQADASLPNYTQENIRIVQSAVGSNSPPKEKVGTDFDSRMMLRCLELARRALGRTSPNPLVGAVIVKDGEIIGEGFHPRAGEPHAEVFALKAAGVGAARGATIYVSLEPCNHYGRTPPCSEGLIQAGVAKVVVGMVDPNPLVAGGGIARLRAAGIEVLVGVEEEACRQLNEAFVHRILYKRPLGILKYAMTLDGKIATTSGHSAWVTSQEARNEVHQLRAGCDAIIVGGNTVRQDNPYLTSHQVGAHNPLRVVMSRHLNLPESAHLWQTTDAPTLVLTQKGANPDFQELLLKQGVEVVELTSLTPDKAMAYLYERGFCSVLWECGGTLAASAIAQGAVQKVLAFIAPKIIGGNIAPTPVGDLGFTTMTEALSLERVRWRVVGSDCLVEGYFPQKAN; via the coding sequence ATGGATAATTCCCCAGTGGTCGCTCAAGCAGATGCATCCTTACCAAATTACACTCAGGAAAATATACGAATAGTGCAGTCAGCAGTTGGCTCGAATTCACCACCAAAGGAAAAGGTAGGAACTGACTTTGACTCTCGCATGATGCTGCGGTGTTTGGAACTTGCTCGCCGCGCTTTAGGGCGGACTTCGCCAAATCCGCTAGTGGGAGCGGTGATTGTCAAGGATGGCGAGATTATCGGCGAAGGATTTCATCCTCGTGCAGGTGAGCCTCATGCAGAAGTGTTTGCCTTAAAAGCCGCAGGTGTTGGCGCTGCGCGTGGTGCAACAATCTATGTGTCACTTGAACCTTGCAATCACTACGGACGTACTCCCCCTTGTTCGGAAGGATTGATCCAAGCAGGGGTAGCAAAAGTAGTAGTGGGTATGGTTGATCCCAATCCATTAGTAGCTGGAGGTGGTATCGCCCGTTTGCGGGCGGCGGGGATCGAAGTCTTGGTAGGAGTAGAAGAAGAAGCTTGTCGTCAGCTAAATGAAGCTTTTGTGCATCGCATTCTCTACAAGCGGCCTTTAGGAATTTTAAAATATGCCATGACTTTAGATGGGAAAATTGCTACTACCTCTGGTCATAGCGCTTGGGTGACAAGCCAAGAGGCCCGCAATGAAGTACATCAACTGCGGGCGGGTTGTGATGCCATAATTGTCGGCGGTAATACAGTCCGACAGGATAATCCTTACTTAACCAGCCATCAGGTGGGGGCACATAATCCCCTGCGGGTGGTGATGAGTCGCCATCTTAACTTACCGGAAAGTGCCCATCTGTGGCAAACTACGGATGCTCCAACTTTGGTGTTGACACAGAAAGGTGCTAACCCCGATTTTCAAGAACTGTTGCTCAAACAGGGTGTGGAGGTGGTGGAATTAACATCACTGACACCGGATAAGGCAATGGCATACTTATATGAACGGGGTTTCTGTAGCGTGCTATGGGAATGTGGTGGTACCTTAGCTGCTAGTGCGATCGCTCAAGGAGCAGTGCAAAAAGTTTTGGCATTTATTGCCCCAAAAATCATTGGTGGTAACATTGCTCCCACACCAGTGGGCGATTTAGGTTTTACTACCATGACCGAGGCGTTATCTCTAGAACGTGTTCGTTGGCGTGTAGTAGGCTCTGACTGCTTAGTGGAAGGTTATTTTCCTCAAAAAGCCAATTGA